From a single Nitrogeniibacter mangrovi genomic region:
- a CDS encoding OmpA family protein, with amino-acid sequence MRAALMIGPLACALLGPLPAAAAPTDAPVRVSGVVPDEATRAQILTRLRDIYGAGRVIDAIEVGGVVPPPNWKTHVGNMLTRDIADIHGGKIHVDGTRVELSGKVSNEALRQQIASRVATALNPTYVVDNGLVVEARAQDVIDATLADRTIEFKSGSATLTDAGIAILDEMAAAIGRFDGAEIQVVGHTDNSGSRMANIALSLARANAVRDYLVTKGIEGGRITALGAGPDKPITTNDTAEGRARNRRIEFRILK; translated from the coding sequence ATGCGCGCTGCGCTGATGATCGGCCCCCTCGCCTGCGCACTGCTCGGTCCGCTGCCGGCGGCCGCAGCCCCGACGGATGCACCGGTTCGCGTCAGCGGCGTCGTGCCGGACGAGGCCACCCGGGCCCAGATTCTCACCCGCCTGCGGGACATCTACGGGGCCGGACGCGTGATCGATGCCATCGAGGTCGGCGGCGTGGTGCCGCCGCCCAACTGGAAGACTCACGTGGGCAACATGCTCACACGCGACATCGCCGACATCCACGGTGGCAAGATCCATGTGGATGGCACCCGCGTCGAGCTGAGCGGCAAGGTCTCCAACGAGGCACTCCGCCAGCAGATCGCCAGCCGGGTCGCCACGGCACTCAACCCGACCTACGTGGTGGACAACGGGCTCGTCGTCGAGGCCCGGGCGCAGGACGTGATCGACGCCACCCTGGCCGACCGGACGATCGAATTCAAGAGCGGGTCGGCCACGCTGACCGACGCCGGCATCGCAATTCTCGACGAGATGGCCGCCGCCATCGGCCGGTTCGACGGTGCCGAGATTCAGGTGGTCGGCCACACCGACAACAGCGGCAGCCGCATGGCCAACATCGCGCTCAGCCTGGCGCGGGCCAACGCCGTGCGCGACTACCTCGTCACCAAGGGCATCGAGGGCGGGCGCATCACCGCCCTCGGCGCAGGGCCCGACAAACCGATCACCACCAATGACACCGCCGAGGGGCGCGCGCGCAACCGGCGTATCGAGTTCCGGATCCTGAAATAG
- the tagF gene encoding type VI secretion system-associated protein TagF: protein MMAATSAQVGAVVYFGKVPSRGDFIKGAGHTQLIATLDRWLSSTMESLATDPHWKRTYDAASPLHFAFVGPRSRNAVIGHLSPSHDASHRRFPFLAAASIEAAEGVLFRHAPAHFSQLWGRFKRISEQTLRTDQVMPVLTTLQTLDCQGEIAAAAQGDPLGIFLRTHTLAHLERLLGDESRPADIRRIFIALGILLSPLAGSARVHIEKGLSLPLPADPMYRDLTAALWMSLVAGFLARSPVEVQVLVGAHEGRHRLVLGFNGATAAPLLSLLAPNTMNEHNIALDDPDWIETHPELSNHYGIAKLSSCLCRADTALSSAVTMFNEVFLGE, encoded by the coding sequence ATGATGGCCGCCACCTCAGCCCAGGTCGGCGCGGTCGTGTATTTCGGCAAAGTGCCCTCACGCGGAGACTTCATCAAGGGCGCCGGCCACACCCAGCTCATCGCCACCCTGGATCGCTGGCTGTCCAGCACCATGGAATCGCTGGCCACGGATCCGCACTGGAAGCGCACCTACGACGCGGCTTCGCCCCTGCACTTCGCCTTCGTGGGCCCGCGCAGCCGCAACGCCGTCATCGGCCATCTGAGCCCGAGCCACGATGCCTCCCATCGACGGTTCCCGTTTCTCGCTGCGGCAAGCATCGAGGCCGCCGAGGGGGTTCTGTTCCGGCACGCGCCGGCGCATTTTTCCCAGTTGTGGGGGCGCTTCAAGCGCATCAGCGAACAGACCCTGCGCACCGACCAGGTCATGCCGGTGCTCACTACCCTCCAGACGCTCGATTGCCAGGGTGAAATCGCCGCGGCCGCTCAGGGCGATCCGCTGGGCATCTTCCTGCGCACCCACACCCTGGCGCATCTCGAACGCCTGCTTGGCGACGAGAGCCGCCCGGCCGACATCCGCCGGATCTTCATCGCACTGGGTATCCTGCTCAGCCCGCTGGCCGGAAGCGCCCGGGTCCACATCGAGAAGGGCCTGAGTCTGCCCCTGCCGGCGGACCCGATGTACCGCGACCTCACCGCCGCCCTGTGGATGTCCCTCGTGGCCGGGTTTCTCGCCCGCAGCCCGGTCGAGGTCCAGGTGCTCGTGGGAGCCCACGAAGGCCGGCACCGCCTGGTGCTCGGCTTCAACGGCGCCACCGCCGCGCCCTTGCTCAGCCTGTTGGCGCCCAACACCATGAACGAACACAACATCGCGCTGGACGACCCCGACTGGATCGAGACGCACCCCGAGCTGAGCAACCACTACGGCATCGCCAAACTCTCCAGCTGCCTGTGCCGCGCGGACACGGCGCTGAGCTCCGCCGTCACCATGTTCAACGAAGTCTTTCTGGGAGAATGA
- a CDS encoding FMN-binding glutamate synthase family protein, which translates to MTTVFSVSLGVIAVVVLMMAIVFWYLRDITQKQHAILRNYPVVGHLRYFFEQLGEYFRQYFFLGDREEMPFNRATRGWVYRLAKDEGGTIGFGSTYQLQEAGAILFVNSPFPVLAEDQLPTPALSIGERFCEQPFMAGSLMNISGMSYGAISRPAVLALSRGAKVAGCWLNTGEGGLSPYHLEGECDLIAQIGTAKYGYRDEDGQLSELRLREVAALPNVRAFELKLSQGAKPGKGGMLPAQKVTEEIARIRGIHAGVASISPNRHPEIRDVHELLDWVARIREVTGKPVGLKSAFGGWYFMSELCEAICIRGREFAPDFITVDGGEGGSGAAPQALADHMALSIDEALPRVVDSLIEYGLRDRVRVVASGKLVTSARVAWALAAGADFVNSARGFMFSLGCIQAMRCHTNTCPTGVSTHNAKLQRGLVVEEKYLRVAHYCRNINHEVDMIAHSCGLTHAREFRREHVRIAQGDGRSVALNVRYPYPEPRHPGAVPYAFP; encoded by the coding sequence ATGACGACTGTTTTTTCGGTCAGTCTGGGGGTGATCGCGGTCGTTGTGCTCATGATGGCCATCGTCTTCTGGTACTTGCGTGACATCACCCAGAAGCAGCATGCCATCCTGCGAAATTATCCGGTTGTCGGCCATCTGCGCTATTTCTTCGAGCAACTGGGTGAATATTTCCGCCAGTATTTCTTCCTCGGCGATCGGGAGGAGATGCCTTTCAACCGGGCCACCCGCGGCTGGGTCTACCGTCTGGCCAAGGACGAGGGCGGCACCATCGGCTTCGGGTCCACCTACCAGCTGCAAGAGGCCGGTGCGATCCTCTTCGTCAATTCACCGTTCCCGGTGCTCGCGGAAGATCAGTTGCCCACGCCAGCACTGAGCATCGGCGAGCGCTTCTGCGAGCAGCCCTTCATGGCCGGCTCGCTGATGAACATCAGCGGCATGAGTTACGGCGCCATCTCGCGCCCGGCGGTGTTGGCCCTGTCGCGCGGGGCCAAGGTGGCCGGATGCTGGCTCAATACCGGCGAGGGCGGGCTCAGCCCCTACCACCTGGAGGGTGAATGCGACCTCATCGCCCAGATCGGCACGGCCAAATACGGCTACCGGGACGAAGACGGGCAGCTGTCGGAGCTGCGCCTGCGCGAGGTTGCCGCGCTACCCAATGTGCGCGCTTTCGAGCTGAAACTGTCGCAGGGCGCGAAGCCGGGCAAGGGCGGGATGCTGCCGGCGCAGAAGGTCACCGAGGAAATCGCGCGAATCCGTGGCATCCATGCCGGTGTGGCGTCCATCAGCCCGAACCGCCATCCGGAGATTCGCGACGTCCATGAATTGCTCGACTGGGTGGCGCGTATACGTGAGGTCACCGGCAAGCCGGTCGGGCTGAAGAGCGCCTTCGGGGGCTGGTATTTCATGAGCGAGCTGTGCGAGGCGATCTGCATCCGGGGGCGGGAGTTTGCGCCCGATTTCATCACCGTCGACGGTGGCGAAGGCGGGTCCGGTGCCGCGCCGCAGGCACTTGCCGATCACATGGCGCTGTCCATCGACGAGGCCCTGCCCCGGGTGGTCGATTCCCTGATCGAATATGGTCTGCGCGACCGGGTGCGGGTGGTGGCCAGCGGCAAGCTGGTGACCTCTGCGCGGGTGGCGTGGGCGCTGGCGGCCGGGGCGGATTTCGTCAACTCCGCCCGTGGTTTCATGTTCTCCCTCGGCTGCATCCAGGCGATGCGCTGCCACACCAACACCTGCCCGACCGGGGTGAGCACGCACAACGCCAAGCTCCAGCGCGGTCTCGTGGTCGAGGAAAAATACCTGCGCGTGGCCCACTACTGTCGCAACATCAACCACGAGGTCGACATGATCGCGCACTCTTGCGGTCTGACCCATGCGCGTGAGTTCCGTCGCGAGCATGTGCGCATCGCCCAGGGCGACGGGCGCTCGGTGGCGCTGAACGTGCGTTATCCCTATCCGGAACCGCGCCATCCCGGGGCGGTCCCGTACGCGTTTCCGTGA
- a CDS encoding cytochrome b family protein, which produces MLMRIARVLALLVITTVVVWALVLGWWQAGGHTPSASESLLYLVALPLALVGGFMLLNGFISGLKQPPAPAVAAPAATTAPEARTAAAERRSQLAVIAGSVLCAAGAQPDAILAAMADGRTPGPDEHLRDADGFPVFAARVPTIATEAIVEAMASHADVSHWPPSLLRQLALLEPVLDALHTPLAERLEAADGAHLALRLHWLPDRMPAPEIDATLRDWLRHGILADLAPDRWQLHVHGTGDDAVAWRLIDDLHGTLNGAAAPTLAVVLATASHLSEADIARWQQEGLLFTAAHQQGRIPGEAAAGLILAGTTHAGTKGVHLSRINQDVRDKSADAGGRISGALSARLCDELLTLADCEAARVAALVTDADHRASRQAEAIGLIDERFEALEPAEHYIALSSVAGSAAPATALAALVCAAHMAETTDGPVLALSVQHPTQRAAALLQPGAPAPSTS; this is translated from the coding sequence ATGCTGATGCGAATCGCACGCGTACTGGCCCTGCTGGTGATCACCACGGTCGTGGTGTGGGCCCTCGTCCTGGGCTGGTGGCAGGCTGGTGGACACACGCCGAGCGCCTCCGAGAGCCTGCTCTACCTGGTGGCACTCCCGCTCGCGCTCGTCGGCGGCTTCATGCTCCTCAACGGTTTCATCTCCGGCCTCAAGCAGCCGCCCGCCCCCGCAGTCGCCGCGCCCGCCGCGACGACCGCCCCGGAGGCCCGCACTGCAGCGGCCGAGCGACGCTCCCAGTTGGCGGTCATCGCCGGCAGCGTCCTGTGTGCGGCGGGCGCGCAGCCCGATGCGATCCTGGCCGCGATGGCCGACGGACGGACGCCGGGCCCCGACGAGCACCTCCGGGATGCCGACGGCTTCCCGGTCTTCGCCGCGCGCGTCCCCACGATCGCCACCGAAGCCATTGTCGAAGCAATGGCCTCTCATGCCGACGTGAGCCACTGGCCCCCGAGCCTGTTGCGCCAGCTCGCCCTCCTCGAGCCGGTGCTGGACGCGTTGCACACGCCTCTGGCCGAACGACTCGAGGCCGCGGACGGAGCACATCTCGCGCTTCGGCTCCACTGGCTGCCCGACCGGATGCCGGCACCGGAGATCGACGCCACCCTGCGCGATTGGCTGCGGCACGGCATTCTGGCGGATCTCGCGCCGGATCGATGGCAGCTCCATGTGCACGGCACCGGCGATGACGCTGTCGCATGGCGCCTGATCGACGACCTCCATGGGACGCTGAATGGCGCGGCCGCGCCGACGCTGGCGGTGGTTCTGGCCACCGCATCCCACCTGAGCGAAGCCGATATCGCCCGCTGGCAGCAGGAGGGCCTGCTGTTTACCGCCGCCCATCAACAAGGGCGCATCCCCGGCGAAGCCGCGGCCGGGCTGATACTCGCCGGCACCACCCACGCCGGCACGAAGGGTGTCCACCTGAGCCGGATCAACCAGGATGTGCGGGACAAATCCGCCGACGCGGGCGGACGCATCAGTGGCGCGCTGAGCGCCCGCCTGTGCGACGAACTGCTGACCCTCGCCGACTGTGAGGCCGCCCGTGTGGCGGCACTGGTCACCGACGCCGACCACCGCGCCAGTCGTCAGGCCGAGGCCATCGGCCTCATCGACGAGCGTTTCGAAGCGCTCGAGCCCGCCGAACACTACATCGCACTCTCGTCCGTCGCCGGCAGCGCCGCACCGGCAACAGCCCTGGCCGCGCTGGTCTGCGCCGCCCACATGGCCGAGACCACGGACGGCCCGGTCCTGGCCCTGAGCGTCCAGCATCCGACCCAACGTGCCGCGGCCTTGCTGCAGCCAGGCGCACCCGCCCCTTCCACCTCCTGA
- the surE gene encoding 5'/3'-nucleotidase SurE: MRILISNDDGYFAPGIEALAQAMSEVGEVTVVAPERDRSGASNSLTLDRPLSLRRAGNGFYHVNGTPSDCVHLAVTGMLDELPDMVVSGINHGANMGDDTIYSGTVAAATEGYLLGVPAMAISLVSHSADDFRAAARVAQELAERFKRRPFNAPVLLNVNVPEGGYEQLRGMRVTRLGRRHKAEPVIRTLSPRKETVYWIGPAGAAQDAGEGTDFHAIDAGYVSITPLQIDLTHNGQLGAVSEWLA; the protein is encoded by the coding sequence GTGCGCATCCTGATCAGCAATGACGACGGCTATTTCGCCCCCGGCATCGAGGCGCTCGCCCAGGCCATGAGCGAAGTGGGCGAGGTAACCGTCGTGGCGCCGGAGCGCGACCGCTCCGGCGCAAGCAATTCCCTGACCCTGGATCGTCCCTTGTCCCTGCGCCGTGCGGGCAACGGTTTCTATCATGTGAACGGCACGCCGTCCGACTGCGTCCATCTGGCCGTGACCGGCATGCTCGATGAACTGCCCGACATGGTGGTCTCCGGCATCAATCACGGCGCCAACATGGGCGACGACACGATCTATTCCGGCACCGTGGCCGCCGCCACCGAAGGCTATCTGCTCGGTGTGCCGGCGATGGCGATCTCCCTGGTCAGTCACAGCGCCGACGACTTCCGTGCCGCCGCACGCGTAGCGCAGGAGCTGGCGGAGCGCTTCAAGCGTCGCCCGTTCAATGCCCCGGTGCTGCTCAATGTGAATGTCCCCGAGGGGGGCTACGAGCAGCTGCGCGGCATGCGCGTTACCCGGCTCGGGCGTCGTCACAAGGCCGAGCCGGTGATCCGGACCCTGTCGCCGCGCAAGGAGACCGTGTACTGGATCGGACCGGCCGGTGCGGCGCAGGACGCGGGCGAGGGGACGGACTTTCACGCCATCGATGCCGGCTACGTCTCGATCACGCCCCTGCAGATCGATCTGACCCACAACGGCCAGTTGGGCGCGGTCTCGGAGTGGCTGGCATGA
- a CDS encoding PAAR domain-containing protein: protein MTRPFILLGDKTSHGGVVISASPTSDCDGKGIARVGDQVTCPKKGHGRVTVIATGDPTALVDGKPAARHGDKTACGATLIASQSLTTD from the coding sequence ATGACGCGACCCTTCATCCTGCTCGGCGACAAGACCTCCCACGGCGGTGTCGTCATCAGCGCCTCCCCGACCAGCGACTGCGACGGCAAGGGCATCGCCCGCGTCGGCGATCAGGTCACCTGCCCGAAGAAGGGCCACGGCCGCGTCACGGTCATCGCCACCGGCGATCCGACTGCGCTGGTGGACGGCAAACCGGCCGCCCGCCATGGGGACAAGACGGCCTGCGGCGCCACGCTCATCGCCAGCCAGTCGCTGACCACCGACTGA
- a CDS encoding M15 family metallopeptidase: MWLARAAHQARVHRGRLLLIGAVLCTPSLAVLALHARPVFDFADSTMAPDRHITALLAGERLAAPPPLAPEIFTTREVELVRPATAWASRDWALLDDGFRQRLLTVFKLMRERYGYEMVLLEGYRSPERQAVLAALGPHVTRATPGMSYHQYGLAADSAFLRDGRLVISAQDPWTKRGYELYGALAATAGLTWGGQWRMRDLGHVELRRPGVLARTRADALADTD; the protein is encoded by the coding sequence ATGTGGCTTGCCCGTGCGGCGCACCAGGCGCGGGTGCATCGTGGTCGGCTGCTGCTGATCGGGGCGGTGCTGTGCACGCCCTCGCTGGCAGTGCTCGCGCTTCACGCGCGCCCGGTGTTCGACTTCGCCGACAGCACCATGGCACCGGACCGTCACATTACCGCCTTGCTTGCCGGCGAGCGCCTCGCGGCGCCACCGCCGCTGGCCCCCGAGATCTTCACCACACGGGAAGTGGAGCTCGTCCGCCCCGCGACGGCCTGGGCCAGTCGCGACTGGGCTCTGCTTGACGACGGATTCCGGCAGCGCCTGCTCACCGTATTCAAACTCATGCGCGAGCGCTACGGCTACGAGATGGTGTTGCTCGAAGGCTATCGCAGCCCCGAACGGCAGGCGGTCCTGGCCGCCCTCGGCCCCCACGTCACCCGCGCCACCCCCGGCATGAGCTATCACCAGTACGGCCTGGCGGCCGACAGTGCCTTCCTGCGCGACGGACGACTCGTGATCAGCGCACAGGATCCGTGGACCAAGCGCGGCTACGAGCTGTATGGCGCTCTGGCCGCAACGGCCGGCCTCACCTGGGGCGGCCAGTGGCGCATGCGCGACCTGGGTCACGTGGAGCTGCGCCGCCCGGGCGTTCTCGCCCGTACCCGTGCCGACGCCCTGGCCGATACCGACTGA
- the tssM gene encoding type VI secretion system membrane subunit TssM, producing MSRLRSLLLDSRTLSFLGIAALIGFFFLGASTLKLALTWAAIASVVILLIWLAVWLWRRRKARKAAAELDQMLDEQAEQAARAAPDDGTRAEIETLRERMREAVRTIKTSKLGQLSGNAALYELPWYIVIGNPAAGKSTAVVNSGLRFPFADGASNVIHGIGGTRNCDWFFTSEGILLDTAGRYSVHEEDRGEWLGFLDLLKRHRRMAPINGIIVAVSIAELVGNRPEFAVELAKNLRQRVQELTERLEVFAPVYVMFTKADLITGFNDFFQDVDWNERDRVWGATLPYQTDEPNDAIARFDRHFDALYDGLREMSVAQMSLARGNTMPPGLLAFPLEFAAIKPALRGFLATLFEDNPFQYKPVFRGFYFTSAVQDGESKSASTQRVEERFGLVGDGPAPTRITSSNGFFLKDLFSRVVFADRNLVRQHASRRKTRLRHAGFAAALVLLGLALAGWSWSFVSNQSLVANVRADLDKAVRLQADRIDLQSRLEALDILQDRITQLEGFETDHPLSLGLGLFQGDALLTKLKAEYFAGVRSIMLTPVVDNLEAFLREVNAHADALQPVNQTPATTGTRKRTYERASATNVEDAYNALKTYLMLSSRSHVEAGHLSDQLTRFWRGWLESNRGTMSREQMIRSAERILSFHLSQANDPQWPLVEINPALVDQTRENLRRVVQGMPAVERVYADIKARAATRFSPVTVASVLDERDTRLVTGARAISGAFTEAAWKSYVRDAIKEAATNELQSTDWVLNTSVQDDLTLQGSPEQIQKTLTAMYKKDYAAEWQAFAAGISVTGFDAFDAAVAGMNRLGDPQDSPLQRILKTLYAQTAWDNPAAVNRGLAKAQTGFVDWFKRSILRMQPSRVQVDLNVSSDKAAVAMGPIGERFSGVGRIVAERDGAEPLVTVYLKQLSKLRTRLNQLKNQGDPGPGAIALMRQTLEGNGSELADTLRFVDEQMLAGVPDTQRKILRPLLVRPLLQTYAAIIRPAERELNKTWLAQVFDPYQHKLAIKYPFAPNAEIEASPTEIAQIFGPEGAIAKFVEQTMGPVVVRRGNTIVARTWGDLGITITPEFMRGVARWVAPLDGGAAGGTGAPQTVFQLMPHPAPGTTEFMVEIDGQQLRYRNTAAQWANFVWPNAQGTPGARIVATTFDGRSVEVVNFPGRYGLEKLINSARRQRKPEGTFQLAWEKAGVTVKVDLRIISSAQAQAASQDNPRERIDTLALPRTVAGTPAAPGPVAQAQPGATP from the coding sequence ATGTCACGTCTTCGATCCCTGCTTCTCGATTCACGTACGCTATCGTTTCTCGGTATCGCCGCGCTGATCGGCTTTTTCTTTCTCGGCGCCTCGACGCTGAAGCTCGCGCTCACTTGGGCCGCGATCGCCTCGGTGGTGATCCTGCTGATCTGGCTGGCGGTCTGGCTGTGGCGCCGTCGCAAGGCGCGCAAGGCCGCCGCGGAGCTGGACCAGATGCTCGACGAGCAGGCCGAGCAGGCCGCGCGTGCAGCACCGGACGATGGCACTCGCGCCGAAATCGAAACCCTGCGCGAACGCATGCGCGAAGCGGTCAGGACCATCAAGACCTCCAAGCTGGGCCAGCTGTCGGGTAACGCCGCGCTCTACGAGCTGCCCTGGTACATCGTCATCGGCAACCCGGCCGCCGGCAAGAGCACCGCGGTGGTCAACTCCGGACTCCGGTTTCCGTTCGCCGACGGCGCCAGCAACGTCATCCACGGCATCGGCGGTACGCGCAACTGCGACTGGTTCTTCACCTCCGAGGGCATCCTGCTCGATACCGCCGGACGCTACTCGGTGCATGAGGAGGATCGTGGCGAATGGCTGGGTTTTCTCGACCTGCTCAAGCGCCATCGCCGCATGGCCCCGATCAACGGCATCATCGTCGCCGTCAGCATTGCGGAGCTGGTGGGCAACCGCCCCGAGTTCGCGGTCGAGCTGGCCAAGAACCTGCGCCAGCGCGTCCAGGAGCTGACCGAACGCCTGGAAGTGTTCGCCCCGGTCTATGTAATGTTCACCAAGGCTGACCTGATCACCGGTTTCAATGACTTCTTCCAGGACGTGGACTGGAACGAACGCGATCGGGTATGGGGCGCAACCCTGCCCTATCAGACGGACGAACCCAACGACGCCATCGCCCGGTTCGACCGCCATTTCGACGCGCTGTACGACGGCCTGCGCGAGATGAGCGTGGCGCAGATGTCGCTCGCACGCGGCAACACCATGCCTCCCGGGCTGCTCGCATTCCCGCTCGAATTCGCGGCGATCAAGCCGGCGCTGCGCGGCTTTCTCGCCACCCTGTTCGAAGACAACCCGTTTCAGTACAAACCGGTATTCCGTGGCTTCTACTTCACCTCGGCGGTCCAGGACGGAGAATCGAAGAGCGCCTCGACCCAGCGCGTCGAGGAACGCTTCGGTCTCGTCGGCGACGGCCCGGCACCGACCCGGATCACCTCGAGCAACGGCTTCTTCCTCAAGGATCTGTTCTCGCGGGTCGTGTTTGCCGATCGCAACCTCGTGCGCCAGCACGCCTCGCGGCGCAAGACCCGCCTGCGGCATGCCGGCTTCGCGGCCGCGCTCGTGCTGCTCGGGCTGGCGCTGGCCGGCTGGAGCTGGTCCTTCGTCTCCAACCAGTCCCTCGTGGCCAACGTGCGCGCCGATCTGGACAAGGCGGTCCGGCTGCAGGCCGACCGCATCGACCTGCAGTCCCGCCTGGAGGCACTGGACATCCTGCAGGACCGGATCACCCAGCTCGAAGGCTTCGAAACGGACCATCCCCTGTCCCTCGGACTCGGCCTGTTCCAGGGCGACGCCCTCCTGACCAAGCTTAAGGCCGAATACTTCGCCGGTGTGCGCAGCATCATGCTCACCCCCGTGGTCGACAACCTCGAAGCCTTCCTGCGCGAGGTCAATGCCCACGCCGATGCGCTGCAACCGGTCAATCAGACCCCCGCCACCACCGGCACGCGCAAACGCACCTACGAGCGCGCCTCGGCGACCAATGTCGAGGACGCCTACAACGCGCTCAAGACCTATCTCATGCTCTCGAGCCGCTCCCATGTCGAAGCGGGGCATCTGTCGGACCAGCTGACCCGTTTCTGGCGCGGCTGGCTCGAGAGCAATCGCGGCACCATGAGCCGCGAACAGATGATCCGCAGCGCCGAGCGGATTCTGTCCTTCCATCTGTCGCAAGCCAACGATCCCCAGTGGCCGCTGGTGGAGATCAACCCGGCCCTGGTCGACCAGACGCGGGAAAATCTGCGCCGCGTCGTTCAGGGCATGCCTGCCGTCGAGCGGGTCTATGCCGACATCAAGGCCCGCGCCGCCACCCGGTTCTCTCCGGTCACCGTCGCCAGCGTGCTCGACGAACGCGACACCCGGCTGGTCACCGGCGCACGCGCCATCTCCGGCGCCTTCACCGAAGCGGCGTGGAAGAGCTACGTGCGCGACGCCATCAAGGAGGCCGCCACCAACGAATTGCAAAGCACCGACTGGGTGCTCAACACCTCTGTGCAGGACGACCTGACCCTGCAGGGCAGCCCGGAACAGATCCAGAAGACCCTGACCGCCATGTACAAGAAGGACTATGCGGCCGAATGGCAGGCCTTCGCGGCCGGCATCAGCGTCACCGGCTTTGACGCCTTCGACGCCGCGGTCGCCGGCATGAACCGCCTCGGCGATCCTCAGGACTCCCCCTTGCAACGGATTCTCAAGACCCTGTACGCCCAGACCGCCTGGGACAACCCGGCCGCGGTCAACCGGGGCCTGGCCAAAGCGCAGACCGGCTTCGTCGACTGGTTCAAGCGCTCGATCCTGCGCATGCAGCCCAGCCGCGTCCAGGTGGACCTGAACGTCTCCAGCGACAAGGCCGCGGTGGCCATGGGCCCCATTGGCGAGCGCTTCTCCGGCGTCGGCCGCATCGTGGCCGAGCGCGACGGCGCCGAGCCCTTGGTGACAGTCTATCTGAAGCAACTGTCCAAGCTGCGCACCCGCCTCAACCAGCTCAAGAACCAGGGCGACCCCGGCCCCGGCGCCATCGCACTCATGCGCCAGACACTCGAGGGCAATGGCTCCGAACTGGCCGACACCCTGCGCTTCGTGGATGAACAGATGCTGGCGGGCGTCCCCGACACCCAGCGCAAGATCCTGCGCCCGCTGCTGGTGCGTCCACTCCTGCAGACCTACGCCGCGATCATCCGCCCCGCCGAACGCGAGCTGAACAAGACCTGGCTGGCGCAGGTGTTCGATCCGTATCAACACAAACTGGCCATCAAATACCCCTTCGCCCCGAACGCCGAGATCGAAGCATCACCGACGGAAATCGCCCAGATCTTCGGCCCCGAGGGCGCCATCGCCAAGTTCGTCGAACAGACCATGGGCCCGGTGGTGGTCCGACGCGGCAATACCATCGTGGCGCGTACCTGGGGCGACCTGGGCATCACCATCACCCCGGAATTCATGCGTGGGGTCGCGCGCTGGGTCGCGCCCCTCGACGGCGGGGCCGCAGGCGGCACCGGCGCCCCCCAGACCGTGTTCCAGCTCATGCCGCATCCCGCCCCGGGGACGACCGAATTCATGGTCGAGATCGACGGGCAGCAGCTGCGCTACCGCAACACCGCGGCCCAATGGGCCAACTTCGTCTGGCCCAACGCGCAGGGCACACCCGGTGCGCGCATCGTCGCCACCACCTTCGACGGCCGCTCGGTGGAAGTGGTGAATTTCCCCGGCCGCTACGGCCTGGAGAAACTCATCAATTCGGCACGACGGCAGCGCAAGCCGGAGGGCACCTTCCAGCTCGCCTGGGAGAAGGCGGGCGTCACCGTCAAGGTCGATCTGCGCATCATCAGCAGCGCGCAGGCCCAGGCCGCCAGCCAGGACAACCCGCGCGAACGCATCGACACGCTCGCCCTGCCCCGCACCGTGGCCGGCACTCCTGCAGCCCCCGGTCCGGTTGCCCAGGCCCAGCCGGGAGCCACGCCATGA